A part of Nitrososphaerota archaeon genomic DNA contains:
- a CDS encoding MTH938/NDUFAF3 family protein, with product MIEHYEFGRIIINGKKYNKDLILYPNKINDNWWRKEGHKLSIEDIEEIINEKPEVLIIGTGYMGIMAVPKEVTEYIKSNGIEVIIAKTSEACKKYNELYKSKKVCAALHLTC from the coding sequence ATGATCGAACATTATGAATTTGGAAGAATAATTATTAATGGTAAAAAGTATAATAAAGACTTGATTTTATACCCAAATAAAATAAATGATAATTGGTGGCGTAAAGAAGGTCATAAATTATCAATAGAAGATATTGAAGAAATTATAAATGAAAAACCTGAAGTACTTATAATAGGAACTGGATACATGGGTATAATGGCAGTTCCTAAAGAAGTAACAGAATATATTAAATCAAACGGAATTGAAGTGATAATAGCAAAAACAAGTGAAGCTTGTAAAAAATATAATGAATTATATAAATCTAAAAAAGTTTGTGCTGCTTTGCATTTAACGTGCTAA
- a CDS encoding HEPN domain-containing protein, whose amino-acid sequence MSFEEAEILKERAEAFLRNAKRLIDEKVWDLAAFNLEQYCQLLLKYKLLLKTGAYPRTHSIIRLLQELSKLEPKLNELLNNETNVIFLTKIEDAYIGSRYLPRKYEEKEVIAILKFIEEVFKVYVARI is encoded by the coding sequence ATGTCATTCGAAGAAGCTGAAATTTTAAAAGAAAGAGCTGAAGCTTTTTTAAGAAATGCAAAAAGGCTTATTGATGAAAAAGTATGGGACCTTGCAGCTTTTAATCTTGAGCAATATTGTCAACTTTTACTTAAGTATAAACTTTTATTAAAAACAGGCGCATATCCACGTACGCATTCCATAATAAGATTACTTCAAGAATTAAGTAAACTAGAACCAAAACTTAATGAATTATTAAATAATGAAACTAATGTTATTTTTCTAACAAAAATTGAAGATGCGTACATTGGTTCTAGGTATCTTCCACGAAAATATGAAGAAAAAGAAGTTATAGCTATTTTAAAATTTATTGAAGAAGTGTTTAAAGTATATGTTGCAAGGATTTGA
- a CDS encoding nucleotidyltransferase domain-containing protein, which produces MLQGFDLYIETSKENAKYIRKYKEIGKKIKDFVLSKHPESRVYIFGSIIEGKATLASDIDILIVIDKISIEEKYKLKAMIYMMIKAPIELHIISEEEFTKWYKRFITKIEEI; this is translated from the coding sequence ATGTTGCAAGGATTTGATTTGTATATTGAAACAAGTAAAGAAAATGCTAAATATATTAGAAAATATAAAGAAATAGGGAAAAAAATAAAGGATTTTGTTCTATCAAAACATCCAGAGTCTAGAGTATATATATTTGGTTCTATAATTGAGGGAAAAGCTACTTTAGCAAGTGATATAGATATATTAATAGTAATCGATAAAATTTCAATAGAAGAAAAATATAAACTCAAAGCAATGATATATATGATGATAAAAGCTCCAATTGAACTTCATATAATATCTGAAGAAGAATTTACTAAATGGTATAAACGATTTATTACAAAAATAGAAGAAATTTAA
- a CDS encoding HAD family hydrolase, producing the protein MELKNIKIISFDLDGTLVKKDFVDYFWLELIPKLYSIKNGIELKKAKEYVFNEYDKIGKEDIRWYLPNYWLNYFNLEVDSRRLLRKISNRIEYYQDALNFLEFASKKYTLIISSNAAKEFIEIELEMLSKKYFKHIFSCVSDFNIPRKNIEFYKLICEKLNIKPFEMIHIGDDEEVDYFIPIQIGINAFYLDRNHEKNGKYVIHSLNDLLHSLL; encoded by the coding sequence ATGGAATTGAAAAACATTAAAATTATTTCGTTCGATCTAGATGGGACTCTAGTTAAAAAGGATTTTGTAGATTATTTTTGGCTTGAATTAATTCCTAAATTATATTCCATTAAGAATGGAATTGAATTGAAAAAAGCTAAAGAATATGTTTTTAATGAATATGATAAAATAGGAAAAGAAGATATTAGATGGTATTTACCAAATTATTGGTTAAATTATTTTAATCTTGAAGTAGATTCAAGAAGGTTGCTTAGAAAAATTAGTAATAGAATTGAATACTATCAAGATGCTTTAAATTTTTTAGAATTTGCTTCAAAAAAATACACTTTAATAATTTCTTCTAATGCTGCAAAAGAATTCATAGAAATAGAATTAGAAATGCTTAGTAAAAAATATTTTAAGCATATTTTTTCATGTGTTTCAGATTTTAATATTCCAAGAAAAAATATTGAATTTTATAAATTGATCTGTGAAAAATTGAATATTAAACCATTTGAAATGATTCATATAGGTGACGATGAAGAAGTTGACTATTTCATACCTATTCAAATTGGTATAAATGCATTTTATTTAGATAGAAATCATGAGAAAAATGGAAAATATGTTATTCATAGTCTAAATGATTTACTTCATTCATTATTATAA
- a CDS encoding energy-coupling factor transporter transmembrane component T, translating to MALKTFLTYVPKDSKINKIHPVVKVSLLLTINIIAWLIEDPIILFLLFLVIVFSYKIFRVPLYGLKKFLLSTIIILQAIIISYVFGSKIPGKNIYLIFPWGTHVSEMTIVYIIAMSFRFTSMLLGSTLMLGTMRDRDIIYGVTCLHFPYSLAFIINLSFRNMGIFIEDYSRVRDAMVLRGGKLSKGSFLERIKNYIYLATPLAILAVRRIIEISYAVEAKGFGINKKRSYYHDYYINLKNLILTILILSLIPLTFIGKTYFKIFVFPGVINIFIK from the coding sequence ATGGCTTTAAAAACATTCCTAACATATGTTCCAAAAGATTCAAAAATAAACAAAATACATCCTGTAGTTAAAGTATCCCTTCTATTAACTATAAATATCATTGCTTGGCTAATCGAAGATCCCATAATCCTTTTTTTATTATTTTTAGTTATTGTTTTTAGTTATAAAATTTTTCGTGTGCCATTGTATGGTTTAAAAAAATTCTTGTTATCAACTATAATCATTTTACAAGCAATAATTATTTCATATGTTTTTGGAAGTAAAATTCCTGGAAAAAATATTTATTTAATTTTTCCATGGGGAACACATGTTTCTGAAATGACTATTGTTTATATAATAGCAATGTCTTTTAGATTTACTTCAATGCTCTTAGGTTCAACTTTAATGCTTGGAACAATGAGAGATAGAGATATAATATATGGAGTAACATGTTTACATTTTCCATATTCTTTAGCATTTATTATAAATTTATCTTTTAGAAATATGGGAATATTCATTGAAGATTATTCAAGAGTTAGAGATGCTATGGTTTTAAGAGGTGGAAAACTTTCTAAAGGTTCTTTCTTAGAAAGAATAAAAAATTATATTTATTTAGCTACTCCATTAGCTATTCTAGCTGTTAGAAGAATAATTGAAATATCTTATGCAGTAGAAGCAAAAGGATTTGGAATAAATAAAAAAAGAAGCTATTATCATGATTATTATATTAATTTAAAAAATTTAATATTAACAATTTTAATCCTTTCACTTATACCATTAACTTTTATTGGAAAAACATATTTTAAAATATTCGTTTTTCCTGGAGTAATAAATATATTCATTAAATAG
- a CDS encoding energy-coupling factor transporter ATPase, producing MFNNQYDIEIENLWWKYATSEDWILKNISIKIRKGEFLGIVGPSGAGKTTLCLCMSGLIPLRSKGLMNGKVLIKGFDTKNTPLQKIISKVGIVFQDPDTQLVTMSVEDEVAFPLENMGFSKKEIKERVEESLKIVGLEEYKEKYPYELSGGQKQRLAIASILALKPEILILDEPTSDLDPIGKKEVFSILSKLRKEYDATLIVVEHNTEELAKYADRIVLLYNGEIVKLDTPNNFFKDIDFLKEKGVYPPQVSEFFYHSKNGNNEDKFPVTLEEAISTIKRKINIENLKNKINYNKFHTQKNKKLGEEIIDVKDLFYEYPDGTIALKGINFKVRKGEYIAIVGQNGSGKTTLAKHLVALLKPTKGEVKVFGKNTKDINVSDLATKIGYVYQNPDHQLFSPTVYEECAYGLRNLGFNEKEIKERIEETLKIMGLNGLENVEPFMLSKGQRQRLALAATLVLKPEVIIVDEPTTGQDMKQSEAIMELLNKLNEDGKTIIVITHNMRIVAEHIERTIVLMNGRIILDGVTREVFSNIESLREASIDPPQITLFSKELLNKDLTILNTYELLEFLNLV from the coding sequence ATGTTCAATAATCAATATGATATTGAAATAGAAAATTTATGGTGGAAGTATGCTACAAGTGAAGATTGGATTTTAAAAAATATTTCAATTAAAATAAGGAAAGGAGAATTTTTAGGAATTGTAGGTCCAAGTGGAGCTGGAAAAACAACTCTTTGTCTTTGTATGTCTGGTTTAATACCTTTAAGAAGTAAAGGTTTAATGAATGGAAAAGTATTAATTAAAGGATTTGATACTAAAAATACTCCTTTACAAAAAATTATAAGTAAAGTTGGAATAGTTTTCCAAGATCCTGATACACAATTAGTAACAATGTCTGTAGAAGATGAAGTTGCTTTTCCATTAGAAAATATGGGTTTTTCAAAAAAAGAGATAAAAGAAAGAGTTGAAGAATCTTTAAAAATAGTTGGCTTAGAAGAATATAAAGAAAAATATCCTTATGAGCTTTCTGGAGGACAAAAACAAAGGTTAGCGATAGCTTCAATTTTAGCTCTTAAACCAGAAATATTAATACTTGATGAACCTACATCAGATTTAGATCCAATAGGGAAAAAAGAAGTTTTTTCAATTCTTTCAAAACTTAGAAAAGAATATGATGCAACTCTTATAGTTGTTGAACATAATACTGAAGAATTAGCAAAATATGCAGATAGAATAGTTCTTCTTTATAACGGAGAAATAGTAAAACTAGATACTCCAAATAATTTTTTTAAAGATATAGATTTTCTTAAAGAAAAAGGAGTTTATCCTCCTCAAGTTTCAGAGTTTTTCTATCATTCAAAAAATGGAAATAATGAAGATAAATTTCCAGTAACTCTTGAAGAAGCGATAAGTACGATTAAAAGGAAGATTAATATAGAGAATTTAAAAAATAAAATTAATTATAATAAATTTCATACTCAAAAGAATAAAAAATTAGGAGAAGAAATAATAGATGTTAAAGATTTATTTTATGAATATCCAGATGGAACAATTGCTCTTAAAGGAATAAACTTCAAAGTACGTAAAGGAGAATATATAGCAATAGTGGGACAAAATGGAAGTGGAAAAACAACTCTTGCAAAACATTTAGTTGCATTACTTAAACCAACTAAAGGAGAAGTAAAAGTTTTTGGAAAAAATACAAAAGATATAAATGTTTCAGATTTAGCAACAAAAATAGGATATGTATATCAAAATCCAGACCATCAATTGTTTTCGCCAACAGTTTATGAAGAATGCGCATATGGATTGAGAAATCTTGGATTTAATGAAAAAGAAATTAAAGAAAGGATAGAAGAAACTCTTAAAATAATGGGTTTAAATGGATTAGAAAATGTTGAGCCATTTATGTTAAGTAAAGGTCAAAGACAAAGGCTTGCATTAGCTGCAACATTGGTTTTGAAACCTGAAGTAATAATAGTTGATGAACCTACAACTGGACAAGATATGAAGCAATCAGAAGCAATAATGGAATTATTGAACAAATTAAATGAAGATGGAAAAACGATAATTGTAATAACTCACAATATGAGAATAGTTGCTGAACATATTGAAAGAACAATAGTCTTAATGAATGGAAGAATAATTTTAGATGGGGTTACAAGAGAAGTTTTTTCAAATATTGAATCGCTTAGAGAAGCTTCAATAGATCCTCCTCAAATAACACTTTTTTCAAAGGAATTATTAAATAAAGATTTAACAATTTTAAATACTTATGAATTATTAGAATTTTTAAATTTAGTATGA